From Primulina tabacum isolate GXHZ01 chromosome 2, ASM2559414v2, whole genome shotgun sequence, one genomic window encodes:
- the LOC142531003 gene encoding uncharacterized protein LOC142531003 isoform X2, with translation MRAQAASMEAQDQSEEFAVGCILSIKTTFGEEFQAQVVSFDVPSNLLILQEGMKSGIVSKRNIRLLKANYIKDFSLLGQAEDPLDIKNCFLDLTTLQPREESAFRQAEAEAERIGVGVTTEAQALFDALSKTLPVRWDKTIIVVMNDVRVSSPYLPESVTGGTPAANERVRKVLELERKRLQTHNSCQ, from the exons ATGAGAGCACAAGCTGCGTCCATGGAAGCACAGGATCAATCAGAAGAATTCGCTGTAGGTTGTATTCTGTCAATAAAGACCACGTTTGGAGAAGAATTTCAAGCCCAAGTCGTCAGCTTTGACGTCCCCTCCAATCTTCTCATCCTT CAAGAGGGGATGAAATCTGGGATTGTGTCGAAGAGGAATATAAGGCTGCTTAAAGCTAACTACATAAAAGACTTCTCCTTGTTGGGTCAAGCCGAAGACCCACTTGATATTAAAAATTGTTTTCTTGATCTTACTACTCTTCAGCCTAGAGAAGAGTCTGCTTTTAG aCAAGCAGAGGCAGAGGCTGAGAGGATAGGAGTTGGTGTTACAACTGAGGCCCAAGCTCTTTTCGATGCTTTGTCTAAAAC GCTTCCTGTTCGGTGGGACAAGACGATCATAGTTGTGATGAATGATGTGCGAGTTAGCAGCCCTTATCTTCCTGAATCTGTCACTGGTGGAACTCCTGCTGCCAATGAACGTGTACGGAAAGTG CTTGAACTTGAGAGGAAGAGGTTGCAAACTCATAATTCTTGCCAATGA
- the LOC142531003 gene encoding uncharacterized protein LOC142531003 isoform X1 codes for MRAQAASMEAQDQSEEFAVGCILSIKTTFGEEFQAQVVSFDVPSNLLILHILPIHFNLCWFLFFLSCFGVFFNSCSCLVQEGMKSGIVSKRNIRLLKANYIKDFSLLGQAEDPLDIKNCFLDLTTLQPREESAFRQAEAEAERIGVGVTTEAQALFDALSKTLPVRWDKTIIVVMNDVRVSSPYLPESVTGGTPAANERVRKVLELERKRLQTHNSCQ; via the exons ATGAGAGCACAAGCTGCGTCCATGGAAGCACAGGATCAATCAGAAGAATTCGCTGTAGGTTGTATTCTGTCAATAAAGACCACGTTTGGAGAAGAATTTCAAGCCCAAGTCGTCAGCTTTGACGTCCCCTCCAATCTTCTCATCCTTCATATCCTTCCAATTCATTTCAATCTTTGttggtttttgtttttcttatcTTGTTTTGGTGTTTTCTTTAACTCGTGTTCCTGTTTAGTACAAGAGGGGATGAAATCTGGGATTGTGTCGAAGAGGAATATAAGGCTGCTTAAAGCTAACTACATAAAAGACTTCTCCTTGTTGGGTCAAGCCGAAGACCCACTTGATATTAAAAATTGTTTTCTTGATCTTACTACTCTTCAGCCTAGAGAAGAGTCTGCTTTTAG aCAAGCAGAGGCAGAGGCTGAGAGGATAGGAGTTGGTGTTACAACTGAGGCCCAAGCTCTTTTCGATGCTTTGTCTAAAAC GCTTCCTGTTCGGTGGGACAAGACGATCATAGTTGTGATGAATGATGTGCGAGTTAGCAGCCCTTATCTTCCTGAATCTGTCACTGGTGGAACTCCTGCTGCCAATGAACGTGTACGGAAAGTG CTTGAACTTGAGAGGAAGAGGTTGCAAACTCATAATTCTTGCCAATGA
- the LOC142531030 gene encoding uncharacterized protein LOC142531030, which yields MKDDREAIFVVRKGNLMCLRKLKLLSGSSWNLVRTKVTPCRRMQRNFLSCGLVNALYSIRTSDLTEELFGTLHSYAFQEAVGPMLTSNDSSRKHLKLDPNGVDQNSSASLSCTLEFDGSSKGNPGQAWVGAIIRSDDGSLDLNYEADNQANLGVDLAGTSSQGY from the exons ATGAAGGACGACAGAgaagcaatttttgttgttcGGAAGGGCAATCTCATGTGTTTACGCAAGCTCAAGTTATTGTCAGGCTCAAGTTGGAACCTCG TGCGTACAAAGGTTACTCCATGCCGAAGGATGCAGAGAAATTTTCTCTCTTGTGGACTTGTGAATGCTCTTTATTCCATCAGAACTTCTGATCTTACTGAAGAACTTTTCGGCACTCTT CACTCTTATGCTTTCCAGGAAGCTGTTGGACCAATGCTGACTTCAAATGACTCCTCAAGAAAGCATCTCAAATTGGATCCTAATGGAGTTGACCAAAATTCATCGGCTAGT CTATCTTGTACTCTTGAGTTTGATGGTTCTTCAAAAGGGAATCCTGGACAAGCCTGGGTCGGAGCTATTATACGATCTGATGATGGGAGTTTG GACTTGAATTACGAGGCTGATAATCAGGCCAACCTGGGAGTTGATCTTGCGG GGACAAGTTCGCAAGGATATTGA